In Phalacrocorax carbo chromosome 1, bPhaCar2.1, whole genome shotgun sequence, the genomic stretch CGGGAGGAGGAGCGCGGGCACCTGTGGCTGCCGCCCCgacgcacacacacccccacaccccccacaccccccacacccccgcACACACGCGCGCCCCCGGGGGCGGCCGTGCGCAGGCGCcgccgtccccgtccccccccgtCGGTGCCGGGCGCTGatccccggcggcggcggctccgctgGTCCCCGTTCGTCCCCGCTAGTCCCGGCGGCCGGACGCGCCCGCCCCGCTGCGGTCTTGGGCATGGCGGAGAGCCCGGGGCGGCccggcgccccgccgccggaGGGGAGCGACCTCCCGCGGGAAGGAAGCGGCGaggaagcggcggcggcgggggagccgCAGCCCGGGGTGTCCCCTGAGGGGACGGTGGAGCCCCCGGACGGGCCCTCCCCCGGCGAGGCGCCGCGGCTGAGCGGGGAGGCAGCGGCTGGGCAGGAGCCGGCCTCGGTGGCCGTGCCCCCCGGGGACAGCGGCGGGACAGGGAGCGGCTTctccgggggggcggcggaggcCTCGGGTGGGCCGGGCACGGAGCAGCAGGCTCCGGCGGGGGCTGAGCAGCGAgaccccgccggggccgccccggcgggCGAGGGTCTGCCGGGAGgggagccggcggcggcggccgcgggggtaGACGCGCCCGAGGTCTCCGCGCCGGCGGGGGGAGACCccgaggaggcggcggcggcggccccgacgGGGACGGAGACCGAGGAAGCAGCGCCTGTGGGGACAGACCTCGAGAAGGCGCCCATGACCCTGACGGGGACGGAGTCCCAAGAGGTGGAGGCAGCCCCGGCGGGGACAGAAACGGAGGAGGCGGTAAGGGAGGCAGCCCCAGCCGGGACAGACCCCGAGGAGGCGGCGGCGACAGTCCCGGCGGGGACAGACTCCGAGGATGCAGTGCGTGAGGCAGTCCCGGCGGGGACAGACCCCGGGGAGGCGGCGACAACCTCGGCAGGGAAAGACCCCGAAGAGGTGGCGGACACAGAGCCCGAAGAGGTGGAGGCGACAGGCCCTTCGGAGACGGACCCCGGAGAGGCGCTAAGGCAGGCAGCCCCGGCGGGGACAGACCCCGAGGATGCGGCGCGGAAGGCAGCCCCGGCGGGGACAGATCTCGAAGATCTGGTGCAGGAGGCAGCTCCGGCGGCGACAGTCCCCGAGGAGGCGGCGGCGACAGTCCCGGCGGGGATAGATCCCGAGGATGCGGCGGCGGCCTCGGCTGGGAGCGAGGTGGCCCCCGGGAGCCGCAGGGAAGCGGAGGTGGCGGTGCCGGCCGGCGGTGCCGCCGACGGCGGACGCCAGTCGCCGGGCAGCCCCGAGGGCGAGGACGGAGCGGAGACGGTGGGGGCGGAGTGGGGAGCCGGTGCCCCGCCGGTGGCGGGAGCGGGGGGCGCGGCCCCGGGGCCAGGGGAAGGCgacgcggcggcggcggcggggcagcgcggCGGGTCCCCGGGCCCCGAGGGGGGCGAGTGGGACGCGGCAGGTCGGAGCCTGAACGGTGTGCGGGGccgggcagaggaggaggaggacgaagCGGGCTCGCCGGCCAccctggaggaggaagaggaggatgaggagaagcAGGAACATGATATTTCACTCTTCGTCAAGGTAAGGTGtgaggggctgctggggaaacATGGGTTCGCGACCCTCCCCTCCTCTGGGAGCCCGGGGCAGCTCCTGTGATGAGTGGCATTTACATCTGGCACGCAAAAGTCCAGCCTGGCTAAGGTGATTTGGTTATTAACACCCAAAATAAACCTGCCTCTGGCTCCTCATTCCTTCTGcgggcagcaggcaggacaggACAGGGCTTCCCGCACAGTGGCGAAAGGCCAGCGCTGCCCGTCCCGTTGGCCCTGGGGGCTGGTGGTACTGCTCAGCCCAGAACCCAGAGAAGTGCAGACCTGACCTGCAAGGTGGTTTCCCCATAGTTGTCCCTCATGTGCTCTGTGCTGTGTTACTTGAGAGTTCTCCAGGTTTAAAGGGAAAGGGTATACAGGGATCTCCGTTTCAGTGGAATCGGGCTCTCCTGTGCCCTCCtcactgtggggctgggacccagCAGCATCTGTTTGGAATCACTAGCTGCGACTTGTGACATAAGGGATTTTAAGGTCTTCAGAATACAGTAAGAAGGGCACACAGCACATCATGGGGGCTGAGGTGGAAGAAattggaaaatataatttaaaatgcaatattgGGATTTTCCAACATGAGCTATGGTCAACGCTTAGATAATTGTCCCAAAGCTTGGCAAGGCTGGAATCAGAGAGTCAGTAAACTGCCCAGCAGTTTGGCATCCCTTGTGGTTGTCCAGTTTGTGTATGTTTGGTCAGGGAAGGTTTATGTTAGAGGGAAATGgacaaaaaagataaaaattgtaATGGTGTTAAAACTGATTTCTGGTATTTTATAGTACAGAGCTTTAGAGTTTCTTCCTAGCCTGTGCCTGGAATCCCACCAAAATCAGTGGGACTCAGCATGGAAACAGCATCTGTCCACGGAGGCAAAATATCAGATGTGAAACTTCTGTGTGTAGAAACCATCCTaaggtgtttttcttccctcttctctgACCTCTCTGAACTAAATGAAGTGTGGAGCAGGGTGGGATATTTTTCTCAGAGTAGCCCTGAAACAAAGGAAGTGAAACTAGTGAAGCAGAGGGCGTTTGGGACCTTCTCCACTACAAGCCATACCTCCCATGCAAATAGTCCACCTCCTGAGTTGGCCGAGGCTAATTCTGTAGCAGCTGGAattaacagtgaaaaaaaagctCAGTGCCAGCCCTTTGGGTGAGAGGGGGTGGTTAGGGCTGAAACGATGTTTGTACCTTGATTTAGCCCACCTCAGTGCACAATCGTTTTTTTTCAAGGCTGAGcctctgaagtatttttacttgaaaaagGCTCAGGAATGCTTGGAGGCTCACCCATAGCTGTGTCGGACCTGCTGGATAATGCCATACTGGAAAGATGAAGGATAGTAACAGCTGATGTTGGTGAACActccccagccagtccccagTTTAAGCAATTCCTTAACACACAGGCTGGGATGGATTCTATGGTCTAAAGGCAACTCTGTATGTCAGGTTGGTGTACAGTAGCTAGATGATAACGCTGGAGCCAAAATCTGTGATTTGTGTCAAACGGCAGGAGCTGTTACTGTTGAGCCTGGCAGAGATGACTTATGAGCCTTCTGGCTCACAGATCAAGAGTCCCCTTTGCAAGGACACttttttaacttatttattctctttttatGCTCTTATATCTATCAGGGAATACCGGAGGGCTAAAGTCATAAAGGCTACCTGTGCATTATTGCACCTGGTGCACACTTTATGGAAGAACAACATGGCCAAAATTGGAGAGCAGACTATAATAAGAGCATCTGTTGTGACTCTGTAGCCCCCAAGTATTAGGATTAagaatgtttttgaaaatatttatgaattaaTAGAGAAGAAGGATCGTTTTCATGATTGACTTAGCATTAGTAACTTAAGAACACCTTGAAAATACTacagctgcttttctgatgATTTTGGTGGAGGAGTGTTACAAAGCTTTTACCTCACCTGgggctagatttttttttttttttactttaagatTGGCACAAGTTCCTCCAGTTCAATGCAAGAAAAAAGCGCCTACTGGAGAGTTCAGCATCTCCCCACTCACCAAAATATGCTggggctgcagtgctgggaaaTGAGAAGCACTTCTCTTTCCTGCTGTTGGGCGAGTTCATGTTTGTGCTGCTCTTGCTGTCACCTGGAGACATGCTTGTGGAGGAAAGGGGATATAAAAAGGGGGAGGTTGCAAGTTCTCTGTGGTGGCTTAAAGCAGTTTTTAAGAGCACATGCATAATGCTGTGCCTAAATAGGTGCTGATGTATTTTGATGGGAAAAAGGGGGAGAGTGGATTCCAACCTGGGACAGCATGATCTCTAGTGTTTGGGGATTATTGAGTGTATATATCTGACCACAGCATGTGGTTCACAGATATGATGCTCCTTCGTTAGCAAGTGCTAAAACTCAAGTGCTAAGGAAGTGAGAAGACGATCCAAACTGAATGCAAACATTCATTTCCAGCCTGAAACACTTCCCTTCACATGCGTGATCACCTCTCTTATGCTCTATCACTATTCTATGCTTGCCTATTAGCTCTTACGTGCTTTTAAGATATTGACACCCGCCTCTACTTTGCAAGTGCCACTGACCTCTTTTCACCCTTCTGCTGCGTTTCTCAGCAAGCGCTTGTCTACTTTCTGCCATGCAGCTGGGGGCGTCCTTGTAAATATATTATCCATCAGCTCCCTGACCTTCTTCAAACCTCTGTTTAAAACAATACTCTTCTGTAATGCCACTGGAAACTGGGCAGTGATGAGGCTGTTTAAAATACCGAGATCATTGTTTGTCCTGTTCAGTACGACCCTAATCTCTTTGTCATCcctatttctgtttgtttcaccTGCCTCTTAATTTTTGGCTTACTTGTAAATGGTCAAGGTGGGGATTGTCTGCCTGTTATCTGTGCCTGCATGCACAGTGCTAAAGATAGGAGGTCTGTGCCACGATTTGATAACACTATACAAATACCGAGAAGTGTTAAAAGCAAGTCCCATAACAGGAGAAAACTCACAAGGAAATAATACAGCAGTAGTGATTGAATGATCCTCTCAGTTTCCTTGCTAGGGACTATTACATTAGGCTTGGCAGACAGTAAAGTACCTGGTAGTCTTTCAGTAATAACATTTTGAGAATAGGCAACAGAAGCATCACCATcaaaaagaaacttttcagaTATAACTGTATGATGAGCAGTGTTCCTTGTTTTTACTGTTGTTGATAAAGCTTGTTcttttcagaggtttttttcccctcctcttctgcttcctgctgctttgcatTGGTTCATTTAATTTTGCATGTATGTGTTTGAATATTGTGAATATCATGTCACCTCGTGTCTCCCATGGTGGGGTGGGTGGCAAAATTCCTGCTAGCTCCACAAGCATGGGTACCAGCAATTGT encodes the following:
- the CLIC6 gene encoding chloride intracellular channel protein 6 codes for the protein MAESPGRPGAPPPEGSDLPREGSGEEAAAAGEPQPGVSPEGTVEPPDGPSPGEAPRLSGEAAAGQEPASVAVPPGDSGGTGSGFSGGAAEASGGPGTEQQAPAGAEQRDPAGAAPAGEGLPGGEPAAAAAGVDAPEVSAPAGGDPEEAAAAAPTGTETEEAAPVGTDLEKAPMTLTGTESQEVEAAPAGTETEEAVREAAPAGTDPEEAAATVPAGTDSEDAVREAVPAGTDPGEAATTSAGKDPEEVADTEPEEVEATGPSETDPGEALRQAAPAGTDPEDAARKAAPAGTDLEDLVQEAAPAATVPEEAAATVPAGIDPEDAAAASAGSEVAPGSRREAEVAVPAGGAADGGRQSPGSPEGEDGAETVGAEWGAGAPPVAGAGGAAPGPGEGDAAAAAGQRGGSPGPEGGEWDAAGRSLNGVRGRAEEEEDEAGSPATLEEEEEDEEKQEHDISLFVKAGSDGESIGNCPFSQRLFMILWLKGVIFNVTTVDLKRKPADLQNLAPGTNPPFMTFDGEVKTDVNKIEEFLEEKLAPPRYPKLAPNHPESNSAGNDVFAKFSAFIKNPRKDANENLEKSLLKALRKLDNYLNSPLPDEIDAYSTEEITVSSRKFLDGDELTLADCNLLPKLHIIKVVAKKYRNFDFPPEMTGISRYLNNAYARDEFTNTCPADQEIEYAYLDVAKRMK